DNA sequence from the Halococcus salsus genome:
GTGGCCACCGCCGTCGCCGTCGAGCGCCCGCGCGGCCTCGCCCACCACCGCCGAGAGGTCGAGCCCGGACCGGACTAATCTGTGGGTGCCGCGGGCCGAGACCTTCGTTTCGGTCTCGTTCTTCGTCGCGAACGCGATCACGGGTCGATCGCCACGAACCCCGTCGGTGCCCATCGCCATCCCGGCGACGATGCCGACGATGGTATCTCGAATGGTGTCGCCCGCGTCGAACCACTGGAGGTGGTCGGCCTGGGTCACGCCCTCGCGTTTCACCCAGTCGATACCGGTCGCGAGGTTCCGGCGGTGGTTCGAGAGCAGCGTCTCGGCCTCCGCCAGCGCCTCGTCGCGGTCGCCACAGCAGACCGCGAGACCGACGTCGGCACGCTCGTAGCGCGCGGTGGCGTTGAGGAGGGTCGAGAACTCACTCGCGTCCCGGAGCTGGCTGCCCGCGGGTTCGTCCGTGAGGAGGTAGGTCGTCCCGACGAGGTCGTCGATCCGGTCGGCGGGCACCCCGCGGGCGACCGCACGCTGGAGCAGTCCGCTCGCCACCCGCTGGCGCTCCTCACTACTGAGGTCGACCCACCGCCGCCAGCCGTTCTCCCCTTCGAGATCGATCTCGAGCTCCGAGAGGAACGCGGTCGCGCCGCGCTGGCTCCCCGAGATCCCCGGGATCCGCACGTCGTTCGCGTATTCGAGGAGTTTCGGGAGCGGACGGGTCTGCTTGCCGTAGAGCGTGAGGTCGGTGGTCTCTTCGAGCACGCCCGCCGCGACGCCCTCCGCGACGATGCCGCGGTTCGCGCCGACGAGTTCCCCCGTCGAGTTCTGCATGTCGCCGACCGCGCCGACCACGGCGAGGGCCGCGAGGTCGCGGTTGTCCGCCCCCATCTCGTCACCCTGTGTTTCGCCGAGCGCCCGCGCGAGGACGTAGGTCGTGCCGGCTCCCGAGATCTCGGTGGAGCCGTCGAGGTCGAACAGCAGCGGGTTCAGGTGAAACTCGGTCTCCGCCTCGGCTGGTCGGTGGTGGTCGGCGACCACGGGCGTGAAATCGCCGTCGGCTTCGTGTTCCGTGATGACGTCGAGCTGGCCGCTCCCGAAGTCGGTGAACAGGACCGTCTCGAACTCCCGTGCCGCCATCCCCGCTATCGCGTCGGCGTCGAGCTGTTTCTCGAACACTACCTCGTGGTCGATCCCGGCGCGCGAGAGCGCCGTCGTCGCCACCGCGGCGCTCGTGAGACCGTCGGCGTCGATGTGGGAGGCGAGGAGGACCGACTCCGCCGTGCGGAGCGCCTCCGCACACGCCGTCGCGCGCGTCGTGAGTTCGGGGACCGGACCAGCCATTCGTCGTCGGGTACGACGGGATCGGATTTAAGCTTCCGGACGGCGGCCCGA
Encoded proteins:
- a CDS encoding DHHA1 domain-containing protein — protein: MAGPVPELTTRATACAEALRTAESVLLASHIDADGLTSAAVATTALSRAGIDHEVVFEKQLDADAIAGMAAREFETVLFTDFGSGQLDVITEHEADGDFTPVVADHHRPAEAETEFHLNPLLFDLDGSTEISGAGTTYVLARALGETQGDEMGADNRDLAALAVVGAVGDMQNSTGELVGANRGIVAEGVAAGVLEETTDLTLYGKQTRPLPKLLEYANDVRIPGISGSQRGATAFLSELEIDLEGENGWRRWVDLSSEERQRVASGLLQRAVARGVPADRIDDLVGTTYLLTDEPAGSQLRDASEFSTLLNATARYERADVGLAVCCGDRDEALAEAETLLSNHRRNLATGIDWVKREGVTQADHLQWFDAGDTIRDTIVGIVAGMAMGTDGVRGDRPVIAFATKNETETKVSARGTHRLVRSGLDLSAVVGEAARALDGDGGGHDVAAGATIPTDSKAAFVERADALVAEQLA